A single region of the Glycine max cultivar Williams 82 chromosome 20, Glycine_max_v4.0, whole genome shotgun sequence genome encodes:
- the LOC106797596 gene encoding uncharacterized protein produces MREAVSQNCFRSLLVGKNKVPVDVLQYADDTVFFGEASMENIRAVKVILRRFHMVSGLRINFAKSQFGVIGQPEEWCNSAAVYLNCALLQLPCKRIPNKVVEKLTQIQRRFLWGGGLDQKKIARVKWDCWLMEHEPLRAKYPRLCNISCQQQKLIQDMGCHSANVWEWKLEWRRHLFDNEVQAATSFLDDISRGHIDRWTSDCWVWKPEPNGKFSTRSAYCMLLEGAAYQTMDEALEDLWQLKIPLKPTTFAW; encoded by the exons ATGAGGGAAGCAGTATCTCAAAACTGCTTCAGAAGCCTCCTGGTGGGGAAGAACAAGGTTCCTGTGGATGTTCTGCAGTATGCTGATGATACTGTGTTCTTTGGAGAAGCTTCCATGGAGAATATCAGAGCTGTGAAGGTCATTCTCAGAAGATTTCATATGGTCTCTGGATTGAGAATTAATTTCGCAAAGAGTCAGTTTGGTGTTATAGGTCAACCTGAGGAATGGTGCAATTCTGCTGCTGTCTACCTTAACTGTGCACTGTTACAGCTTCCTTGTAAGAG aattcCTAACAAGGTAGTGGAAAAACTGACCCAAATCCAGAGGAGGTTCCTATGGGGTGGTGGCCTTGATCAGAAGAAAATTGCACGGGTTAAATGGGACTGCTGGCTCATGGAACATGAACCTTTAAGGGCAAAATATCCCAGATTGTGTAACATATCCTGTCAACAGCAGAAGCTTATTCAGGATATGGGATGTCACTCTGCAAATGTTTGGGAATGGAAGCTTGAATGGAGAAGACACCTTTTTGACAATGAGGTGCAAGCGGCAACCAGTTTCTTGGATGATATCTCGCGGGGTCATATTGATCGTTGGACATCAGACTGCtgggtttggaaaccagaaccTAATGGCAAGTTTTCTACAAGGAGTGCATACTGTATGCTACTAGAAGGAGCAGCATATCAGACTATGGATGAGGCTTTAGAGGACCTATGGCAGCTCAAAATCCCTTTAAAACCAACAACATTTGCTTGGTGA